In Planctomycetia bacterium, the following proteins share a genomic window:
- the infC gene encoding translation initiation factor IF-3: MTRSFAIERAQQQRVNEQIRISPVRVVSDTGELLGVMPTDQALNAAREAGLDLVEVAPNERPPVCRIMDFGKFKYQKKKREHKSHGHQVKMKEIRVRPKTGEHDIETKVKHAREFLEHKDKVILSVVFRGRELAHKEEGRRVVDQFIKSLEDVGKVETHPSEQGKRIVCTIAPK, from the coding sequence ATCACAAGGAGTTTTGCCATCGAACGAGCTCAGCAGCAGCGCGTGAACGAGCAGATTCGTATTTCGCCCGTTCGCGTCGTTTCGGATACCGGAGAATTATTAGGGGTCATGCCGACCGATCAGGCTCTCAATGCGGCGCGCGAAGCCGGCTTGGACCTCGTCGAAGTGGCGCCGAACGAGCGCCCGCCCGTTTGCCGCATCATGGATTTCGGCAAATTCAAATACCAGAAGAAAAAGCGGGAACACAAGAGCCACGGGCACCAGGTCAAGATGAAGGAAATTCGCGTTCGCCCCAAGACCGGCGAACACGACATCGAGACCAAGGTCAAGCATGCCCGGGAGTTCCTGGAACACAAAGACAAGGTGATCCTGTCGGTGGTGTTCCGCGGCCGCGAGCTCGCGCACAAGGAAGAAGGCCGGCGCGTCGTCGACCAGTTCATCAAGTCGTTGGAAGACGTCGGCAAGGTCGAGACGCACCCTTCCGAGCAAGGCAAACGCATCGTCTGCACGATCGCGCCGAAGTAA
- a CDS encoding AAA domain-containing protein, with translation MAEDHFSRLRRLLELESDAEAARILERSRRLTPAEAEESGNSLVDLVIADEDAGLGGRYLVRLVKRRRSPLPWTRLDVGSPVILSPGAKTTGGGYRGVISERRPDQVQVALSSMPDDLEDHATWRLDLAFDEIAMHRQRAALQQAAMAAGNRTAALRAILLGEKPPSFSPFRALPTLDENLNATQRDAVRLAVSARDLALIHGPPGTGKTTTIVEVIRHAIRAGQKVLACAPSNMGVDNLFQRLLACDELAVRLGHPARVLPELRAHTLDLMVEEHPDVKVARRLVKDAVAMFRKADHHRRSKPQRGEKRGIREEARSLLADARRLEAQAVRHILDTADVLCATTTGLDAELLGNRRFDLVVIDEACQSTEPGCWIPILRAERIVLAGDHRQLPPTILSPQAAEEGFGVSLFERIVAMYGETVSRRLEVQYRMHAQIMEFSSREFYDDTLVAHESVVSHRLCDLPDVQSTPLTERVIDFIDTAGAGYDEELEPDGDSKLNPQEAELVRSEVLALLASGVRPQDIAVIAPYSAQGKLLRNLIQVPGLEIDSVDGFQGREKEAVVISLVRSNARGEIGFLSDVRRMNVALTRARRTLIVIGDSATLSSAPFFARMITYFEEIGAYQTVWDRLPLE, from the coding sequence ATGGCCGAAGACCATTTTTCCAGGTTGCGTCGGCTGTTGGAGTTGGAGAGCGATGCCGAGGCGGCGCGGATTTTGGAGCGCAGCCGCCGCCTGACTCCTGCCGAGGCCGAAGAAAGCGGCAATAGCCTCGTCGATTTGGTGATCGCCGATGAGGACGCTGGACTGGGCGGGCGCTACCTCGTGCGATTGGTGAAGCGCCGCCGCTCACCGCTGCCTTGGACGCGACTCGACGTGGGCAGCCCCGTCATATTGTCCCCAGGCGCGAAAACGACGGGCGGCGGGTATCGCGGCGTGATCAGCGAGCGCCGGCCGGACCAGGTGCAAGTTGCGCTCAGTTCCATGCCGGACGATCTGGAAGATCACGCCACTTGGCGACTCGATCTGGCGTTCGACGAGATCGCCATGCACCGGCAGCGCGCGGCGCTCCAACAAGCGGCGATGGCCGCCGGGAATCGCACCGCGGCGCTCCGCGCGATTCTACTCGGTGAAAAGCCGCCGAGTTTTTCGCCGTTCCGCGCACTGCCGACGCTGGATGAAAACCTCAACGCAACGCAACGCGATGCGGTGCGACTGGCCGTCTCGGCGCGGGACTTGGCGCTGATACATGGTCCACCCGGCACCGGCAAGACGACAACCATCGTGGAAGTCATCCGCCACGCGATCCGCGCCGGACAGAAAGTGCTGGCCTGCGCGCCGAGCAACATGGGCGTCGACAATTTGTTTCAACGCCTGCTGGCCTGCGACGAACTGGCGGTTCGTTTGGGTCATCCCGCGCGGGTATTGCCCGAGTTGCGTGCCCACACGTTAGACCTGATGGTCGAAGAGCATCCGGACGTCAAAGTCGCGCGGCGGCTCGTTAAAGACGCCGTGGCGATGTTTCGCAAGGCCGATCATCATCGCCGCTCGAAACCGCAGCGCGGCGAGAAGCGCGGTATCCGCGAGGAAGCCCGCAGCTTGCTCGCGGACGCGCGGCGACTGGAAGCCCAAGCGGTGCGACATATTCTCGATACGGCCGACGTGCTTTGCGCCACGACGACGGGCCTGGACGCGGAGTTGCTCGGCAATCGTCGCTTCGACCTCGTGGTCATCGACGAAGCTTGCCAAAGCACTGAGCCTGGCTGCTGGATTCCGATTCTGCGCGCGGAGCGCATCGTGCTGGCCGGCGATCATCGCCAGTTGCCGCCGACGATTCTCAGCCCGCAAGCGGCCGAGGAGGGATTCGGCGTCAGCCTCTTCGAACGCATCGTAGCGATGTACGGCGAGACCGTTTCGCGCCGCTTGGAAGTGCAGTACCGCATGCACGCCCAGATCATGGAGTTCTCCTCGCGGGAGTTTTACGACGATACGCTCGTGGCGCACGAGTCGGTGGTAAGTCACCGGCTCTGCGACCTGCCAGACGTTCAATCGACGCCGCTCACGGAACGCGTGATCGATTTCATCGACACCGCCGGCGCCGGCTACGACGAAGAACTCGAGCCCGACGGCGACAGCAAACTCAATCCGCAGGAAGCGGAGCTAGTGCGAAGCGAAGTCCTCGCGCTGCTTGCGTCTGGCGTCCGGCCGCAGGATATCGCGGTGATCGCCCCTTATTCCGCGCAAGGCAAGCTGCTGCGGAATTTGATCCAAGTACCGGGGCTGGAGATCGACAGCGTCGACGGCTTTCAAGGTCGCGAAAAGGAAGCGGTGGTGATTTCGCTGGTGCGTTCCAACGCGCGCGGCGAGATCGGCTTCCTCTCGGACGTCCGCCGGATGAACGTGGCGCTCACGCGGGCGCGGCGCACACTCATCGTGATTGGCGACAGCGCAACGCTCTCCAGCGCCCCGTTTTTCGCGCGGATGATCACGTATTTCGAGGAAATCGGCGCGTACCAGACCGTCTGGGACCGCCTGCCGCTCGAGTGA
- a CDS encoding prenyltransferase/squalene oxidase repeat-containing protein yields MAIAGNNPRSNAAKTRDQGGPARKSGDDSANEHEPDLREQAIENAPPWLISAVVHLVAIILLGLSWYATREQAPVDLDVVWSEQLGSQLDDPSMSKDRDGPVVEGVVLSGDDATVDDPFAAPPQLDVSLDGNSVSSQLTSPQIGLALSGRSQGMREGLMRKYGGTKLTADAVDLGLTWLARQQRSDGTWSLTGPYTAGAKGECIAAATAMAMLAFQGDGHTHQTGEHKQVMTKAVEALVAMQDDEGNFWQGEREHDWLYSHSQATIAICELYGMTKDPELKEPAQRAINYLVGAQHELGGWRYRPRSDSDTSVTGWAVMALQSALMAGLDVPSPTLSKISSYLDKAEREGGVKYAYQPGHDPDLVMTAEALLCRQYLGWPQTDERLVAGADYLLRNRINYHDRDVYYWYYATQTLHHMEGKYWDEWNNVMRQEVPAKQVRSGRETGSWDPDGEHPDRWANTQRGEGGRLYVTCLSIYMLEVYYRHLPIYRTHDVVQSQ; encoded by the coding sequence ATGGCCATTGCGGGGAACAATCCGCGTTCGAACGCCGCCAAAACGCGGGATCAGGGTGGCCCCGCGCGCAAATCCGGAGACGATTCGGCCAACGAGCACGAACCGGACCTGCGCGAACAAGCGATCGAAAACGCGCCTCCCTGGCTGATCAGCGCCGTCGTCCACTTAGTGGCGATCATTCTACTCGGCCTTTCGTGGTACGCCACGCGCGAACAGGCGCCGGTCGACCTCGACGTGGTTTGGTCGGAACAACTCGGCAGCCAGCTCGACGACCCGTCGATGTCCAAAGACCGCGACGGCCCGGTCGTGGAAGGAGTCGTACTATCCGGCGATGACGCAACCGTCGACGATCCCTTCGCCGCGCCGCCGCAGCTAGATGTCTCGCTGGACGGGAATTCGGTCAGCAGCCAACTCACGTCGCCGCAAATCGGCTTGGCGCTGAGCGGCCGCAGCCAAGGCATGCGCGAAGGCCTGATGCGCAAATACGGCGGCACCAAGCTCACGGCCGACGCCGTCGATCTCGGACTCACTTGGCTCGCGCGGCAACAGCGCTCCGACGGAACCTGGAGCCTCACCGGTCCCTACACTGCCGGCGCCAAGGGCGAATGCATCGCCGCCGCCACCGCCATGGCCATGCTCGCCTTCCAAGGGGACGGCCACACGCATCAAACTGGCGAACACAAACAGGTGATGACCAAGGCCGTGGAAGCCCTCGTCGCCATGCAAGACGACGAAGGCAATTTCTGGCAAGGCGAGCGCGAGCACGATTGGCTCTACTCGCATTCGCAGGCCACGATTGCCATCTGCGAACTCTACGGCATGACCAAAGACCCGGAGCTCAAAGAACCGGCGCAGCGGGCGATTAACTACCTCGTCGGTGCGCAACATGAACTCGGCGGCTGGCGCTATCGCCCGCGCAGCGACAGCGATACCTCCGTCACCGGCTGGGCGGTGATGGCCCTGCAAAGCGCGCTCATGGCCGGGCTCGACGTGCCGAGCCCCACGCTCAGCAAGATCTCGTCTTATCTCGACAAGGCCGAACGCGAGGGAGGCGTGAAGTACGCCTATCAGCCAGGCCACGATCCCGATCTCGTCATGACGGCCGAAGCGCTGCTCTGCCGGCAATATCTCGGCTGGCCGCAAACCGACGAGCGCCTCGTCGCCGGCGCGGACTACCTGCTCCGCAACCGCATCAACTACCACGATCGCGACGTGTATTACTGGTACTACGCCACGCAGACCCTGCATCACATGGAAGGCAAGTATTGGGACGAATGGAACAATGTGATGCGCCAGGAAGTGCCCGCCAAACAAGTCCGCTCGGGCCGCGAAACCGGCAGTTGGGACCCCGACGGCGAGCACCCCGACAGATGGGCGAACACCCAACGCGGCGAAGGCGGCCGCCTCTACGTGACCTGCCTCTCGATCTACATGCTAGAAGTCTACTACCGGCATCTGCCGATCTACCGCACCCACGATGTGGTGCAATCGCAGTAA
- a CDS encoding nuclear transport factor 2 family protein, protein MHTSKWILSAALLLTLSLPCWAARPIESAADEQDVKEANHQFYSSLNAMFTGDATPMSQVWSHADDVTYMGPTGGILVGWEQIGEVWESQAALKLGGEVLPEETHVILGSELSIVQCREVGHNLDAQGKPLQVSIRATNIFRKEAGEWKMIGHHTDVLPFLNQEPSAASTK, encoded by the coding sequence ATGCACACTTCCAAATGGATTCTGTCGGCCGCTCTGTTGCTCACGTTGTCACTGCCTTGCTGGGCGGCCCGCCCCATTGAATCCGCCGCAGACGAACAGGACGTCAAAGAGGCGAACCACCAGTTCTACTCCAGTCTGAACGCGATGTTTACGGGCGATGCGACGCCGATGAGCCAAGTCTGGTCGCATGCGGATGACGTGACGTACATGGGACCAACCGGCGGAATCTTGGTCGGCTGGGAGCAGATTGGCGAAGTGTGGGAGTCGCAAGCCGCCTTGAAGCTCGGCGGAGAAGTGCTGCCCGAAGAAACGCACGTCATTCTTGGCAGCGAACTGTCGATCGTGCAGTGTCGCGAGGTAGGCCACAATCTGGATGCCCAGGGCAAGCCGCTGCAGGTGTCGATCCGGGCCACGAACATTTTCCGCAAGGAAGCTGGGGAGTGGAAGATGATCGGCCACCACACGGACGTGCTGCCGTTCTTGAATCAGGAGCCGTCAGCCGCATCGACCAAATAG